In the uncultured Methanolobus sp. genome, one interval contains:
- a CDS encoding flavodoxin family protein: MKVVGFVGSPRKNGNTDMLVQQVLDGAAEAGADVEKFYINEMNMKGCQGCTYCRAVDGCKLDDDMAKAYDALKNADGFVFGSPIYFFQFTGQMRQFIDRCWALVNPDFTSRIEGGKKAIIVGAQGNPEQDAFKGVFDEFSQVLQMFGMEIKGTFVDVGHHEPGGVKENAELMEQAKSAGTQLFV; this comes from the coding sequence ATGAAAGTAGTAGGTTTTGTAGGAAGTCCAAGAAAAAATGGTAACACCGATATGCTTGTTCAACAGGTTCTTGACGGAGCGGCAGAAGCAGGTGCAGATGTGGAGAAATTCTACATCAACGAAATGAACATGAAAGGCTGCCAGGGCTGCACATACTGCAGGGCGGTTGACGGATGCAAATTAGACGATGACATGGCTAAAGCCTATGATGCCCTGAAAAATGCAGATGGTTTTGTATTTGGTTCTCCGATCTATTTCTTCCAGTTTACAGGTCAGATGCGCCAGTTTATCGATCGCTGCTGGGCACTTGTAAATCCGGATTTCACCTCACGCATTGAAGGTGGAAAGAAAGCGATTATAGTTGGCGCTCAGGGCAACCCGGAACAAGATGCTTTCAAGGGTGTCTTTGATGAATTCTCGCAGGTGCTCCAGATGTTTGGAATGGAAATAAAAGGCACCTTTGTAGATGTTGGCCACCACGAACCTGGCGGGGTAAAAGAGAACGCAGAGCTTATGGAACAAGCTAAATCAGCCGGAACCCAGCTCTTTGTTTAA